One Clupea harengus chromosome 12, Ch_v2.0.2, whole genome shotgun sequence DNA segment encodes these proteins:
- the nfil3 gene encoding nuclear factor interleukin-3-regulated protein: MQTIKKELSNGHFNGEDALVLAVALQGPDRDLLSQKLSSVPFKAKSTSCRRKREFIPDEKKDNLYWERRRKNNEAAKRSREKRRLNDMVLETKLMALGEENATLKSELLSLKLKYGLVSSAVYAQEMQNISTTTAALYQDYVLPGPAQSPYSRELDPARLGSSCISVIKHSPHSSLSEGSDTSAATQVSPLAGICRTSESIKLEPLENGSYARDQTSPYELYRNYLTNPFPGAYSQPSPLLQITRSSSNSPRTSDGDDGVVSKSSDGEDEQQVPKGPTPSRCDPKSVIVSTLKVPEYNSSALPHKLRIKARAIQIKVEAIDSDYDSSRKSSSPVEMSGTGNYPAGQTGIPEYIRSSFSPLSLQVTNVQNWNQRPDHWHKERLGPPKAGGIICPSSPDRWHKERLGPPKAGGIICPSSPDRWHKERLEPPKAGGIIRPSSPDLVTDKLLVNLKESSYAGTDSESLYLKRGIANLSDEVASLKRLIIHRQGSVIESTKSTTDHDAVSKVCFSN; encoded by the coding sequence ATGCAGACCATCAAGAAGGAGCTCTCCAATGGGCACTTCAATGGAGAGGATGCCCTGGTTCTTGCGGTCGCCTTGCAGGGTCCGGACAGGGACCTGCTGAGTCAAAAGCTGTCCAGCGTCCCTTTCAAAGCCAAAAGCACCTCCTGCCGCCGAAAACGGGAGTTCATCCCTGATGAGAAGAAGGACAACCTGTACTGGGAGCGGAGGCGCAAGAACAACGAGGCGGCCAAGCGTTCCCGGGAGAAGCGGCGTCTCAACGACATGGTGCTGGAGACCAAGCTGATGGCCCTCGGCGAAGAGAATGCCACGCTCAAGTCCGAGCTGCTCTCGCTCAAGTTGAAATACGGCCTGGTCAGCTCCGCCGTCTACGCCCAGGAGATGCAGAATatctccaccaccaccgccgcacTTTACCAGGACTACGTCTTGCCTGGCCCCGCCCAAAGCCCTTACAGCCGAGAGCTGGATCCAGCAAGGCTGGGCAGCAGCTGCATATCTGTCATCAAGCACTCGCCTCACAGCTCCCTATCTGAGGGGTCGGACACCAGCGCGGCCACCCAGGTTAGCCCCCTCGCGGGGATCTGCCGGACCTCTGAAAGTATAAAGCTGGAGCCCTTGGAAAACGGCAGCTATGCCCGTGACCAGACGAGTCCCTATGAACTGTATAGGAATTACCTGACCAACCCATTCCCTGGGGCATACTCCCAGCCCTCCCCGCTTCTGCAGATCACGAGATCGTCGAGCAACTCGCCCAGAACCTCGGACGGCGACGACGGCGTCGTGAGCAAGTCGTCCGACGGAGAGGATGAGCAGCAGGTGCCCAAAGGCCCCACCCCCTCCAGATGCGACCCTAAGAGTGTCATCGTCTCCACTCTCAAAGTGCCAGAGTACAACTCCTCGGCCCTGCCCCACAAGCTGCGGATCAAGGCCCGAGCGATCCAGATCAAAGTGGAGGCTATCGACTCAGATTACGACTCCTCCAGGAAGTCCTCATCTCCTGTTGAAATGTCAGGGACAGGGAACTACCCGGCGGGTCAGACCGGCATACCGGAGTACATCCGGTCGTCTTTCAGCCCGCTGTCGCTCCAAGTAACTAATGTTCAGAACTGGAACCAGAGGCCAGATCACTGGCACAAGGAGCGCCTGGGGCCGCCCAAGGCAGGTGGCATCATCTGCCCGAGCTCTCCAGATCGCTGGCACAAAGAGCGCCTGGGGCCGCCCAAGGCAGGTGGCATCATCTGCCCGAGCTCTCCAGATCGCTGGCACAAAGAGCGCCTGGAGCCGCCCAAGGCAGGTGGCATCATCCGCCCGAGCTCTCCAGATCTGGTCACTGACAAACTCCTCGTCAATCTCAAAGAGAGTTCCTACGCCGGTACGGACTCGGAGAGCTTGTACTTGAAACGGGGCATAGCCAACCTATCTGACGAAGTAGCCTCGCTCAAAAGACTGATCATCCATCGGCAAGGGTCTGTGATTGAGTCGACCAAAAGCACTACTGACCATGACGCGGTATCGAAAGTATGTTTTTCAAACTGA